Genomic DNA from Enoplosus armatus isolate fEnoArm2 chromosome 7, fEnoArm2.hap1, whole genome shotgun sequence:
AGACAAGAGAGCGGAAAACATTTGGTGAATAAAACATAACGTGTGACATGTTTTAATTCTGATGGATCTGTATTGCAGCTTGCACTGGTCTACACCTCGCTTTTCTGAAAATCTTGAAACCAACCTAAACCCTTTACCCCCTTCATACATCATTTGCAAATCAGAAACATTCACCTGTTTTCTACAAGTATggaaaagaaatatattataGGAGACATGTAGGTTATAACTAGAAATGGGGAGAGGAAAGTGCAAATGGAGATGGATTAAAGCCAGAATGAACAACACATGGCATCTACAGGTGAGAACCTGGCAGCACGGATGGAGGAAAGGTGAAATGGGTCAGAAAATGAACATGTTCATGGCAGGTGGGACCACCTGTGAGCTCTGACAGAAGAGCTGCGCATGGCAGAGGGAGGAGCAGCACTAGGAAAGATTTCTGTAACAGCAGAGTGTTTTACCCATGAGGAGGTTGAGCATGACTTCTTGTCCTGCTGCACTGTCACTCTTATACAGACAGTAGGCGGTACCAGCCAGCCAGGGGATGCCATGTCCCGATATCTCTATCAGCTTCATTAACGGACGCACACTGCCCCAGGACGAGTCCTCACAGGCACACACCCCCAGCCGCTTGGACAGCCACAGGTCGATGGCGAGCAGGGAGCTGAGCGCTACGCGGAAGAAGGAGGGGTTGAGCCGTATACCGTCCTCTTCTGACAGCCCCTGGCCGCTCGCCGAGCCcgtggaggagctggagcccCGGCGACGAGTGGGGCTCTCCGAGGCTCGGAGGCGGGCGGTGGTCGGGTCGGAGCCCTGCCGCTGAAGGAGGAGCGGCGGCGAGGACCGGTTTATCGGCTTCGTCAGCGACATAAAGTCGTAGCGGCCGTTGGAGCTGCCGAGCACCGGGCTCCCTCCGCTGCGACCGGGGTTTTTAGCTTTTGGAGAAGGCATTTTGTCGGTTAATGTACCGACGCAGACCGGTAGGTGTGATGTAGATGCACCGCAGTGGTAAATTTTCTGCAGTGCTGTGCGGGTTGTCTCTCCTCTAGCTCATCTGTTCTACGTTTCACAAGTCATATCACGTCCAGCAACACTGAGCTGAATCGCCATCTTTGCTGTTCTATTCGCAAAGCTTCCTGGGAAATTGTGTTCTCTACAAACGTGCAAGTGAGCGGTTTCTTTTGACTCCTGGACAAATTGCTTTGACAGCAAATAAACCCtaaaatagaaattaaattaaataaaagggTCCTTAGTAATCCCTAGATTGTGCCTTGGTGGAAAGGATCTCTTTGATTGTTGTAATGATTATCATGTCAGAAATCTTTTGAAGGATAATGGTGGagttattcatgtttttctcactgtcagcaaaactcaataaaaagaccaaaaccaacacttGTCTCTCAATACTTACTGACTTCTCACGGAGCCCCAGGGTCACGGCGAGAATATATTGGGCATTGGCTGACTGGGTGAGCACCAGCAGTAGCTGATGGATAGCGTTACGATTATGttggcattattattattattattaatattattattattactgaattAAGCCCAAAGGAGGAGAGGTTTAAAGATGTGACTGGGCCAGCCCAGTGTCAATTAAGAAAAAATGGACAGATCTACATGTTTTATGGGCCGGTCACACAAAAAAGACAGTTTTCTGAGTTGAttcaatttacttttttttcagttgacgcaatttatttttttccgtaaatttaattaaaacattttaattgaaaaaaagtttatttaatttttttgttgattctgttttatttttgtgagttgaataaatttaacttttttgaGCTAATTTTATCTAATTTATCTgagttcatttcatttacttGAGTTGATGATGATGCAAAACATATTGCGGGGTAACGCAAAAGTAGTCCTCAAACAAGTCTTGCCTTGACCCTTAGCAGGTTCCGTAGTttgtaatgttattgttgttttaataaagttgttaaaaaaaagacaacgtAACTGAAGTTAACCCCGCCCCTGTTCGTGGACGTTCACGTGGTGCTGGTCTCTACAGGACAGTCGTGTTTGAGCCGCAGGGAAGAACCGACCATGCCTGGACTTCTGCTGGGAGACGAGTTCCCCAACTTCGAGGCCGACACCACCATCGGCAGGATCAAGTTCCACGATTTCCTGGGAAGCTCGTAAGTGCGCAGGCTTcccgcacagacacacagtcacattgtacCTCATTTGTCTGATCTCGCGTTTTTGAATATGCTTTTAACGGTGCACCGTTTGATTGCgccaagctaacgttagcaggtTGTGAGCGGGCTTGTCGGACCGAGAAGCCCGCACGTCCCTGATCTGAGTAAGGATCAATTCCgcctgtttgttttacacagaTCTGACACGCCAGTGCAGAAAGTTACTTTAGCCCTTATCTCAGTGTGACTGCCATGCGACACCTGCTGGCTGTCACAGACAGGGTTACACAAGCATGACTCGGTTGGATTAGAAAATGATAATATGCTAGAAATGTGATATAATACACATACttcaacaaatgtgtttttttttttacaagctttttacagttgtgtttttgaataaCTAAGCTCAACACAGAGCTGTCCTAGCTGCAGACTAATAAGAGAGCAATGGCAGCAAGGCTATTATGCAGTCACTATTGAGGTTTAAGCACAGTCAGGACAAGgcctgtattgtgtgtgtttgtgtgaacctGGATGGGTACCTCAGTGCCTGCACCCCATGTTGGCATCCACTCTAGTGTCTGACCCTATTAAGCTCAGCTGCTTTTCGTataacagcagagaagaaggaaaactATTGTGTGTATTATGCTCCAACAACTTTTATACAATTGCTATTTGAATGATTTCTCACATGGATAGGTTTACCTGTTCCGGTCTAGTGGGTTGAACAACATGAAAATTAAAGCCGGAATAATCTAATTCTACTGTTTCGACACTGCATTTTCtattctctttgtgtttttttcccccctcatttcCTTATCCTGAAGGTTGGGCACACATGTAGTGTTGCAACGGAGTAACCGGCTCCAGTTTCCAAACAGTTTTAATCTGCTGACTCCCCTATTATTAATATAAGGAAGCCCACCCAGTTGTAATAATTTCATAATAACTTCCTTCTTTCCATAGTGGGAATAGATGCTGGACTGTGAGAGGCCACCATCTGGTGCAAATGTGTCCTGGTTTGAAGGTCCATTAGGTTTTTCAGAAATGGATGGTtgagtttgtttctgtcagtggTAGCCAAGTGGAAAAGCAGTGCAGCAATCCCAGCAGAGCAAAAAATAAACGttttataaataatacaaatgtaaaGCAGAAGACTTCTTGTCAATGTTCAAGTCATGACCTGAACACATTCCTCTAAGAAACTGTGTCAGTGTCCAGGGTTTGTTCTGCTTGAGGAAACTGGGCTTCTGGTCACTCCCCAATCATGTGATAGTGCATTGCAACACATTGAAGAGTAAAATCCACACAAATCATGTGAGGCAGAAAACTCATGAttcca
This window encodes:
- the plpp6 gene encoding polyisoprenoid diphosphate/phosphate phosphohydrolase PLPP6 is translated as MPSPKAKNPGRSGGSPVLGSSNGRYDFMSLTKPINRSSPPLLLQRQGSDPTTARLRASESPTRRRGSSSSTGSASGQGLSEEDGIRLNPSFFRVALSSLLAIDLWLSKRLGVCACEDSSWGSVRPLMKLIEISGHGIPWLAGTAYCLYKSDSAAGQEVMLNLLMGLLLDLVLVTIVKAVVRRRRPAHNRMDMFATFSVDRYSFPSGHATRAAMCGRFLLAHLVLAAPLRVLVLLWAGLVGLSRVLLGRHNVTDVMFGFWMGYCQYNLVEMLWLSPQTLQGLLGQLV